In Streptomyces sp. TS71-3, the following proteins share a genomic window:
- a CDS encoding rhodanese-like domain-containing protein — MPTVGVGDVADGDFLLDVREDDEWAVGHAEGALHIPMSEFVARFGELTEAAPQDGKVYVICRSGGRSAQVTMYLAQQGVDALNVDGGMEAWAASGRPLVNDEGQPGAVL, encoded by the coding sequence GTGCCTACGGTCGGGGTCGGCGATGTCGCTGACGGAGATTTCCTGCTGGACGTCCGTGAGGACGACGAGTGGGCGGTGGGCCATGCCGAGGGTGCGTTGCACATCCCGATGAGCGAGTTCGTGGCCCGGTTCGGCGAGCTGACCGAGGCGGCGCCGCAGGACGGCAAGGTGTACGTCATCTGCCGGTCCGGTGGCCGCTCGGCGCAGGTGACGATGTACCTGGCCCAGCAGGGCGTCGACGCGCTGAACGTCGACGGCGGCATGGAGGCATGGGCTGCCTCGGGCCGCCCGCTCGTGAACGACGAGGGGCAGCCGGGCGCGGTGCTCTGA
- a CDS encoding 2Fe-2S iron-sulfur cluster-binding protein, whose product MARFHRLRVAEVDRLTEDAVALTLTVPPDLRQEYRHAPGQHLALRRPGDGPEIRRTYSICSPAPAPGGDGPRTLRVGVRLVEGGAFSTYALKQIAVGDALDVMTPAGRFTLEPAAGLYAAVVGGSGITPVMSICTTLLEREPDARFCLIRSDRTAASTMFLEEVADLKDRFPERFQLVTVLSREEQQAGLPSGRLDRERLTRLLPALVPVDDVAGWFLCGPFGLVQGAERALRGLGVRRSRIHEEIFHVDDGSGTAGTMPAPSATGPSAATRSTLTARLDGRSGSWPVREGESLLEAVLRNRSDAPYACKGGVCGTCRAYLVTGEVHMDRNFALEPEETDAGYVLACQSHPTTERVELDFDR is encoded by the coding sequence ATGGCCCGCTTCCACCGGCTCCGCGTCGCCGAGGTCGACCGGCTCACCGAGGACGCCGTGGCCCTCACCCTCACCGTGCCGCCCGATCTGCGCCAGGAGTACCGCCACGCCCCGGGCCAGCACCTCGCCCTGCGCAGGCCCGGCGACGGCCCGGAGATACGCCGCACCTACTCGATCTGCTCCCCTGCCCCGGCACCCGGCGGCGACGGCCCCCGGACCCTGCGGGTGGGCGTACGGCTCGTCGAGGGGGGCGCGTTCTCGACGTACGCGCTCAAGCAGATCGCCGTCGGGGACGCCCTGGACGTCATGACGCCCGCGGGGCGCTTCACACTGGAGCCCGCAGCGGGCCTGTACGCGGCGGTGGTCGGCGGCAGCGGCATCACGCCCGTGATGTCGATCTGCACCACCCTGCTGGAGCGGGAGCCGGACGCACGGTTCTGCCTGATACGCAGCGACCGCACCGCGGCCTCCACGATGTTCCTGGAAGAGGTCGCGGACCTGAAGGACCGCTTCCCCGAGCGGTTCCAGCTGGTGACGGTGCTCTCCCGTGAGGAGCAGCAAGCGGGACTGCCGTCCGGCCGTCTCGACCGCGAACGCCTCACCCGGCTGCTGCCCGCGCTGGTGCCGGTGGACGACGTCGCGGGATGGTTCCTGTGCGGGCCCTTCGGCCTGGTGCAGGGTGCGGAGCGGGCACTGCGCGGACTGGGAGTGCGACGGTCCCGGATCCACGAGGAGATCTTCCACGTGGACGACGGCAGCGGGACGGCGGGCACCATGCCGGCACCGTCCGCGACGGGCCCGTCGGCCGCCACGCGGAGCACGCTGACCGCGCGGCTCGACGGCCGCTCGGGATCCTGGCCGGTCCGCGAGGGCGAGTCACTGCTGGAGGCGGTGCTGCGCAACCGCTCCGACGCCCCCTACGCCTGCAAAGGCGGCGTCTGCGGCACCTGCCGTGCCTACCTGGTCACGGGCGAGGTCCACATGGACCGCAACTTCGCCCTGGAGCCGGAGGAGACGGACGCCGGGTACGTCCTGGCCTGCCAGTCCCACCCCACCACGGAACGGGTGGAGCTGGACTTCGACCGCTGA
- a CDS encoding iron-sulfur cluster assembly protein, with protein MVTGTRSEGPGTTAPTALEAELRRLAGAVADPELPVLTLEELGILRGVEITGPGRVEVTLTPTYTGCPAIETMSADIEQALHDHGIPQVTVRPVLSPPWTTDDISDEGRRKLREAGIAPPRVVRSPGGPVPVSLGPTRAAGRSGGAETGPVPLVTGSGDSGDRGGSTSPSASASAPAPAPAPAPGDGPVPPPSAPHADDAVHCPHCGSGDTELLSRFSSTACKALRRCLACREPFDHFKEL; from the coding sequence ATGGTGACCGGAACCCGATCCGAGGGCCCGGGAACAACCGCCCCCACAGCCCTGGAGGCAGAGCTGCGCAGGCTGGCCGGCGCCGTTGCGGACCCGGAGCTTCCGGTGCTCACCCTGGAGGAGCTGGGCATCCTCCGGGGCGTGGAGATCACCGGCCCCGGCCGCGTCGAGGTCACCTTGACGCCCACGTACACGGGCTGCCCGGCGATCGAGACCATGTCGGCGGACATCGAGCAGGCACTGCACGACCACGGCATCCCGCAGGTGACCGTCCGCCCGGTGCTGTCGCCGCCCTGGACGACCGACGACATCTCCGACGAAGGCCGCCGCAAGCTGCGCGAGGCCGGCATCGCCCCGCCCCGTGTCGTCCGGAGCCCGGGCGGGCCGGTACCCGTCTCCCTGGGCCCGACCCGGGCGGCGGGCCGTTCCGGCGGCGCGGAGACCGGTCCGGTACCCCTGGTCACCGGCTCCGGCGACTCGGGTGACCGCGGCGGCTCCACCAGCCCTTCCGCATCGGCATCGGCACCGGCACCGGCACCGGCACCGGCACCGGGTGACGGTCCCGTGCCGCCGCCCTCCGCACCCCACGCGGACGACGCCGTGCACTGCCCGCACTGCGGTTCGGGCGACACCGAGTTGCTGAGCCGGTTCTCCTCCACGGCCTGCAAGGCCCTGCGGCGCTGTCTGGCCTGCCGGGAGCCGTTCGATCACTTCAAGGAGTTGTGA
- the paaC gene encoding 1,2-phenylacetyl-CoA epoxidase subunit PaaC, translating to MSSTADRVPTDTVHAAAAVAAVPAEAVPTLALGDDALVLSHRLGEWAGHAPVLEEEVALANIALDLLGQARVLLSLVGDEDELAYLREERAFRNCQLVEQPNGDFAHTIARQLYFSTYQHLLYEQLATTTATSGDGAGPLAALAAKAVKEVAYHRDHARQWTLRLGDGTDESHRRMQRGCDSLWRFTGELFQPLEEGGPGTGGLSRPAGDRPAGGGPSVGGPGVDWAALESEWLASVTAVLQEATLTVPEGPRRGAWTAGAGRQGVHTEPFGRMLAEMQHLHRSHPGASW from the coding sequence GTGAGCAGCACCGCTGACCGCGTTCCCACGGACACCGTCCACGCGGCTGCCGCCGTGGCCGCCGTTCCCGCGGAGGCCGTGCCCACCCTCGCCCTGGGCGACGACGCCCTGGTGCTCTCGCACCGGCTGGGGGAGTGGGCGGGGCACGCGCCCGTGCTGGAGGAAGAGGTCGCCCTGGCGAACATCGCCCTCGATCTGCTGGGGCAGGCACGCGTCCTGCTCTCCCTGGTGGGCGACGAGGACGAGTTGGCGTACCTCCGCGAAGAACGCGCCTTCCGCAACTGCCAGCTGGTGGAGCAGCCCAACGGCGACTTCGCCCACACCATCGCCCGGCAGCTGTACTTCTCCACCTACCAGCACCTGCTCTACGAGCAGCTCGCGACCACGACCGCAACGTCGGGCGACGGCGCCGGCCCGCTGGCGGCACTGGCCGCCAAGGCGGTGAAGGAGGTCGCCTACCACCGGGACCACGCCCGGCAGTGGACCCTCCGCCTCGGCGACGGCACCGACGAGAGCCACCGGCGCATGCAGCGCGGCTGCGACAGTCTGTGGCGGTTCACCGGCGAGCTGTTCCAACCGCTGGAGGAGGGCGGGCCGGGCACCGGCGGCCTCAGCCGACCCGCCGGAGACAGGCCCGCCGGCGGCGGACCTTCCGTCGGCGGTCCCGGGGTGGACTGGGCGGCCCTGGAATCCGAGTGGCTGGCGTCCGTTACAGCCGTCCTGCAAGAGGCCACGCTCACCGTGCCCGAGGGACCCCGCCGAGGCGCATGGACCGCGGGTGCGGGCCGTCAGGGCGTGCACACCGAGCCGTTCGGGCGGATGCTCGCCGAGATGCAGCACCTGCACCGCAGCCACCCGGGTGCGTCATGGTGA
- the paaB gene encoding 1,2-phenylacetyl-CoA epoxidase subunit PaaB, translating into MSGSGARDWPLWEVFVRARRGLSHTHAGSLHAPDAEFALRNARDLYTRRGEGVSIWVVPSAAVSASSPDEKDPFFEPSADKPYRHPTFYEIPEGVKHL; encoded by the coding sequence GTGAGCGGGTCCGGGGCCCGGGACTGGCCGCTCTGGGAGGTCTTCGTGCGCGCCCGCCGCGGGCTGTCGCACACCCACGCCGGCAGCCTGCACGCCCCGGACGCGGAGTTCGCCCTGCGCAACGCCCGCGACCTCTACACCCGGCGCGGCGAGGGCGTCTCCATCTGGGTGGTCCCGTCCGCGGCGGTCTCCGCCTCCTCACCGGACGAGAAGGACCCCTTCTTCGAGCCATCCGCCGACAAGCCGTACCGCCACCCGACCTTCTACGAGATCCCCGAGGGGGTGAAGCACCTGTGA
- the paaA gene encoding 1,2-phenylacetyl-CoA epoxidase subunit PaaA, with product MSTATVHQTSGPGQGPLPGSGEPDTAALEAVFDAAVAADERIEPRDWMPEAYRKTLVRQIAQHAHSEIIGMQPEANWITRAPSLRRKAILIAKVQDEAGHGLYLYSAAETLGTGRDDMLDKLHSGRQRYSSIFNYPTLTWADVGAIGWLVDGAAITNQVPLCRCSYGPYARAMIRICKEESFHQRQGYELLLALSRGTRAQHDMAQDAVNRWWWPSLMMFGPPDAESAHSSQSMAWKIKRHSNDELRQRFVDICVPQAESLGLTLPDLVWNETRGHHDFGAIDWAEFRDVLAGQGPCNEQRITQRRQAHEEGAWVREAAAAYAGKHSGVRAGTEAAA from the coding sequence ATGAGCACAGCGACCGTGCACCAGACATCCGGACCGGGGCAGGGCCCCCTGCCCGGTTCCGGCGAGCCGGACACGGCCGCGCTGGAGGCCGTCTTCGACGCCGCCGTCGCGGCGGACGAGCGCATCGAGCCACGGGACTGGATGCCCGAGGCCTACCGCAAGACCCTCGTACGGCAGATAGCGCAGCACGCGCACTCCGAGATCATCGGCATGCAGCCCGAGGCCAACTGGATCACCCGCGCCCCCTCCCTGCGCCGCAAGGCGATCCTCATCGCCAAGGTGCAGGACGAGGCCGGGCACGGCCTCTACCTCTACTCGGCCGCGGAAACCCTCGGCACCGGCCGCGACGACATGCTCGACAAGCTCCACTCCGGCCGCCAGAGGTACTCGTCCATCTTCAACTACCCCACGCTGACCTGGGCCGACGTCGGCGCCATCGGCTGGCTGGTGGACGGCGCCGCGATCACCAACCAGGTCCCGCTGTGCCGCTGTTCCTACGGCCCGTACGCCCGCGCGATGATCAGGATCTGCAAGGAGGAGTCCTTCCACCAGCGCCAGGGCTACGAACTGCTGCTCGCCCTCAGCCGCGGCACCCGGGCCCAGCACGACATGGCCCAGGACGCCGTGAACCGCTGGTGGTGGCCCTCGCTGATGATGTTCGGCCCGCCCGACGCCGAGTCCGCGCACTCCTCGCAGTCCATGGCCTGGAAGATCAAGCGCCACTCGAACGACGAGCTGCGCCAGCGCTTCGTCGACATCTGCGTCCCCCAGGCCGAAAGCCTCGGCCTCACCCTCCCCGACCTGGTCTGGAACGAGACCCGCGGGCACCACGACTTCGGCGCCATCGACTGGGCCGAGTTCCGCGACGTCCTCGCGGGACAGGGCCCCTGCAACGAGCAGCGCATCACCCAGCGCCGCCAGGCGCACGAGGAAGGCGCCTGGGTCCGTGAGGCAGCTGCGGCGTACGCCGGCAAGCACAGCGGGGTCCGCGCGGGTACGGAGGCGGCGGCATGA
- a CDS encoding DUF5819 family protein encodes MPSAPGTPTPPGTPAPPGTPAPPRTGINGLSFGYQVVAAVALAGIGVVVCVHLLMVFLHVAPANTATKQHGQAVNDWVLPEFEQNWKLFAPNPLQQNIAVEARAQVRTASGDMRTTGWYNFSALDGAAIDHNPLPSHIQQNELRRAWDFFVSSHDNDNRPLSSRGTLAEGYLRRIMVLRLSRVGVGGKDSADVVQSVQVRSMTTNVQPPPWSGNGRLSDKPFYRTLSWWPVSPGDLPLSAAAGTHPRNTATGTHPRNAVAGTHPQDARTEARSR; translated from the coding sequence ATGCCTTCCGCACCCGGCACACCGACCCCACCCGGCACGCCCGCCCCACCCGGCACGCCCGCCCCGCCCCGCACCGGTATCAACGGCCTCTCCTTCGGCTACCAGGTGGTCGCCGCTGTCGCGCTGGCCGGCATCGGGGTCGTCGTCTGCGTGCATCTGCTGATGGTCTTCCTGCACGTCGCCCCGGCGAACACGGCGACCAAGCAGCACGGCCAGGCCGTGAACGACTGGGTGCTCCCGGAGTTCGAACAGAACTGGAAGCTGTTCGCGCCCAACCCCCTGCAGCAGAACATAGCCGTGGAGGCGCGCGCGCAGGTGCGCACCGCCTCCGGGGACATGCGGACCACCGGCTGGTACAACTTCTCGGCGCTGGACGGCGCCGCCATCGACCACAACCCGCTGCCGAGCCACATCCAGCAGAACGAACTGCGCAGGGCCTGGGACTTCTTCGTCTCCTCGCACGACAACGACAACCGTCCGCTCAGCAGCCGCGGCACGCTCGCCGAGGGCTATCTGCGGCGCATCATGGTGTTGCGGCTCAGCCGCGTGGGAGTGGGCGGAAAGGACTCCGCGGACGTGGTCCAGAGCGTTCAGGTCCGTTCCATGACGACGAACGTGCAGCCGCCGCCGTGGAGCGGCAACGGCCGGCTGAGTGACAAGCCCTTCTACCGGACGCTCTCCTGGTGGCCGGTCAGCCCCGGTGACCTGCCGCTGAGCGCCGCCGCCGGCACGCACCCGCGGAACACCGCCACAGGCACGCACCCGCGGAATGCCGTCGCCGGCACGCACCCCCAGGACGCCCGGACGGAGGCGAGGTCCCGATGA
- a CDS encoding HTTM domain-containing protein has product MTSIELWLARGINRITSAPLGVYQSAVIRIGFSATWLLFLLREFPHRQELYGPNGPWSWSMARELIDGNGAFTALIWTDSQTWFEVVYAVAIVSSALLLLGWHTRAMSVLFMVGVLSMENRSIFMSDGGDNVLHLMSIYLVFTRCGAVWSLDARRMRRAAQARARGARFRADAVGPVLWAVLGAVLLVVTGRGYLSPGWMLVFWGMWVAHVLWWVVDRRSVRGTATLHPGAAEGAPATASGVPATASVIPAANAVPAGGAAAFRTSTDDTALGAPAGSGPHASRNEKRLLLDVIANLAHNAGLLVIMVEACLVYATAGWYKIQGSRWQDGTAVYYPLHLDYFSPWPALSDQLGAHGLIVMLITYGTVMVQVAFPFTLFNRRVKNVLLVAMMTEHLVIAITLGLPFFSLAMITADAVFLPTSFLRWLGRQATRTVGRLLPASRRPGSGIGAADGTGEGRGARDPEPEAPLSPAGSHG; this is encoded by the coding sequence ATGACCAGCATCGAACTGTGGCTTGCGCGCGGCATCAACCGCATCACGTCCGCCCCGCTCGGCGTCTACCAGTCCGCGGTGATCCGGATCGGATTCTCGGCCACCTGGCTGCTGTTCCTGCTGCGGGAGTTCCCGCACCGCCAGGAGCTCTACGGGCCGAACGGGCCGTGGAGCTGGTCCATGGCGCGCGAGCTGATCGACGGCAACGGTGCTTTCACCGCGCTCATATGGACCGACAGCCAGACGTGGTTCGAGGTCGTGTACGCCGTGGCGATCGTCTCCAGCGCGCTGCTGCTGCTGGGCTGGCACACCCGCGCCATGTCGGTGCTCTTCATGGTGGGCGTGCTCTCCATGGAGAACCGCAGCATCTTCATGAGCGACGGCGGCGACAACGTCCTCCACCTGATGTCGATCTACCTGGTGTTCACGCGGTGCGGTGCCGTCTGGTCGCTGGACGCGCGCCGTATGCGCCGCGCCGCTCAGGCACGCGCGCGTGGAGCACGTTTCCGGGCGGACGCGGTCGGTCCGGTGCTGTGGGCGGTGCTCGGTGCGGTGCTGCTGGTGGTGACCGGCCGGGGCTACCTCAGCCCTGGCTGGATGCTGGTCTTCTGGGGCATGTGGGTGGCGCACGTGCTGTGGTGGGTCGTGGACCGGCGCTCGGTCCGGGGCACGGCCACGCTGCATCCAGGGGCGGCCGAGGGCGCTCCTGCGACGGCCTCCGGGGTTCCTGCGACGGCCTCCGTGATTCCCGCGGCGAACGCGGTGCCTGCCGGTGGCGCGGCTGCCTTCCGTACGTCCACCGATGACACCGCCCTCGGCGCCCCGGCCGGCTCGGGGCCCCATGCGTCCCGCAACGAGAAGCGGCTCCTGCTCGACGTCATCGCCAACCTGGCGCACAACGCGGGCCTCTTGGTGATCATGGTCGAGGCGTGCCTCGTCTACGCCACGGCGGGCTGGTACAAGATCCAGGGCAGCCGCTGGCAGGACGGCACGGCCGTCTACTACCCCCTGCACCTCGACTACTTCTCGCCCTGGCCCGCCCTGTCCGACCAGCTCGGAGCGCATGGCCTGATCGTCATGCTGATCACCTACGGCACGGTCATGGTCCAGGTCGCCTTCCCGTTCACGCTCTTCAACCGGCGCGTGAAGAACGTGCTGCTGGTCGCGATGATGACCGAGCACCTCGTCATCGCCATCACGCTCGGCCTGCCGTTCTTCTCGCTGGCGATGATCACCGCGGACGCCGTGTTCCTCCCGACGTCCTTCCTGCGGTGGCTGGGCCGTCAGGCGACGCGCACGGTCGGGCGGCTGCTCCCCGCCTCCAGGCGCCCCGGATCCGGCATTGGGGCGGCGGACGGCACGGGCGAGGGCCGCGGCGCCCGCGATCCTGAGCCGGAGGCGCCGCTCAGCCCGGCGGGCTCGCACGGCTGA
- a CDS encoding RNA methyltransferase yields the protein MQQRETGTTPGTRPGVPGAPRPAADRAADAVGAWRRAPDDAVLLDGFHAVKHALRFGADLLVALTGDLPAALALADDLAPDVRPALAATLVELPVDALRSLVPRLHPTGVAALAVRPPQAAHLAALTRRPRPAPVVVLDRPRNLGNVGAVIRLAAGSGATGVITTGTLDPWHPAVVRGGAGLHYATAVARMDADELPDGPLLALDAGGEDIRGIAIPDDALLAFGSERSGLSDRLRARADRLVSLPMRPQVSSYNLATSVAMALYHWSLGTA from the coding sequence ATGCAGCAACGGGAGACCGGAACCACGCCCGGCACCAGGCCCGGCGTCCCGGGCGCCCCCCGGCCGGCGGCCGACCGGGCCGCTGACGCGGTGGGCGCATGGCGCCGGGCTCCGGACGACGCCGTGCTCCTCGACGGCTTCCACGCCGTCAAGCACGCCCTGCGTTTCGGCGCGGACCTGCTGGTGGCGCTCACCGGTGATCTACCGGCCGCCCTCGCCCTGGCGGACGACCTGGCGCCGGACGTGCGGCCCGCGCTCGCCGCGACCCTGGTGGAGCTGCCGGTGGACGCCCTGCGCTCCCTCGTGCCGCGGCTGCACCCCACCGGGGTGGCCGCCCTGGCCGTGCGCCCGCCCCAGGCCGCGCACCTGGCGGCGCTGACGCGGCGGCCCCGACCCGCCCCCGTCGTCGTCCTCGACCGGCCGCGCAACCTCGGCAACGTCGGCGCCGTGATCCGCCTCGCGGCCGGCAGCGGCGCGACCGGAGTGATCACCACGGGCACCCTCGACCCCTGGCACCCGGCGGTCGTCCGCGGTGGCGCGGGCCTGCACTACGCGACCGCCGTGGCCCGCATGGACGCCGACGAGCTGCCGGACGGGCCGCTCCTCGCCCTGGACGCCGGCGGTGAGGACATCCGCGGGATCGCGATCCCCGACGACGCCCTCCTCGCCTTCGGCTCCGAGCGCAGCGGCCTGTCCGACCGGCTCCGGGCGCGGGCCGACCGCCTGGTCTCCCTGCCGATGCGCCCCCAGGTGTCCAGCTACAACCTGGCCACCAGTGTGGCCATGGCGCTCTACCACTGGTCCCTGGGCACCGCCTGA
- the paaN gene encoding phenylacetic acid degradation protein PaaN encodes MAAALTAPQLIANHRPTLDQALKTIGTRAYWSPHPEHPKAYGEQGSLSPEEGRAAFDALLGTRLDLAQPGTDDWVGTETSPYGPKLGVTYPHPDVEVLLPAMRDGMRAWREAGPEVRAMVCLEILSRISARTHEFAYTVMHTTGQAFMMAFQAGGPHAQDRGLEAVAYAYAEQTRTPDTAEWTKPQGKRDPLKLEKQFTAVPRGISLLIGCNTFPTWNGYPGLFASLATGNAVLVKPHPRAVLPLALTVQVCRDVLAEAGFDANLVALAAERPGEGIAKTLAVHPEVRIIDYTGSSAFGDWLETNAHQAQVHTEKAGVNTVVIESTGNYRGMLANLAFSLSLYSGQMCTTPQNLLIPRAGIATEAGPKSFDQVVADLAAAVDSLVGDDARAAALLGALVNPDVKARLEAAPDLGEVALASREVLHPEFPEAVVRSPLIVKLDATRTDDLAACQQECFGPVSFAVAVDSATDAVELLRHTVRERGAMTVGAYTTSSEVEKAVEEVCLEECAQLSLNLTGGVFVNQTAAFSDFHGSGGNPAANAALCDGAFVANRFRVVEVRREV; translated from the coding sequence ATGGCAGCCGCACTCACCGCGCCCCAGCTCATCGCCAACCACCGGCCCACGCTCGACCAGGCCCTGAAGACCATCGGCACGCGCGCGTACTGGTCGCCGCACCCCGAGCACCCCAAGGCCTACGGCGAGCAGGGCAGCCTCAGCCCCGAGGAGGGCAGGGCCGCGTTCGACGCTCTGCTGGGCACGAGGCTCGACCTCGCCCAGCCGGGCACCGACGACTGGGTGGGTACCGAGACGTCCCCGTACGGGCCGAAGCTGGGGGTCACGTACCCGCACCCGGACGTCGAGGTCCTGCTGCCCGCCATGCGCGACGGGATGCGCGCCTGGCGCGAGGCGGGCCCCGAGGTGCGCGCGATGGTCTGCCTGGAGATCCTGTCCCGGATCAGCGCCCGCACCCACGAGTTCGCGTACACGGTCATGCACACCACCGGCCAGGCCTTCATGATGGCCTTCCAGGCCGGCGGGCCGCACGCGCAGGACCGCGGCCTGGAGGCGGTGGCGTACGCCTACGCCGAGCAGACCCGCACACCGGACACGGCGGAGTGGACCAAGCCCCAGGGCAAGCGGGACCCGCTGAAGCTGGAGAAGCAGTTCACGGCGGTGCCGCGCGGCATCTCCCTGCTGATCGGCTGCAACACCTTCCCCACGTGGAACGGCTACCCGGGCCTCTTCGCCTCCCTCGCCACGGGCAACGCCGTCCTGGTCAAGCCGCACCCGCGCGCGGTGCTGCCGCTCGCCCTCACGGTCCAGGTCTGCCGTGACGTGCTCGCCGAGGCGGGCTTCGACGCGAATCTGGTCGCCCTGGCCGCCGAGCGGCCCGGCGAGGGCATCGCCAAGACCCTCGCCGTGCACCCCGAGGTCAGGATCATCGACTACACCGGCTCGTCGGCCTTCGGCGACTGGCTGGAGACCAACGCCCACCAGGCACAGGTCCACACGGAGAAGGCCGGCGTCAACACCGTCGTCATCGAGTCCACCGGCAACTACCGGGGCATGCTCGCGAACCTCGCGTTCTCGCTCTCCCTGTACAGCGGCCAGATGTGCACCACCCCGCAGAACCTGCTCATCCCGCGCGCGGGCATCGCCACGGAGGCCGGGCCCAAGTCCTTCGACCAGGTCGTCGCGGACCTCGCCGCCGCCGTCGACTCCCTGGTGGGTGACGACGCCCGGGCCGCCGCCCTGCTGGGCGCGCTGGTGAACCCGGACGTGAAGGCCCGGCTGGAGGCGGCCCCCGACCTGGGTGAGGTGGCGCTGGCCTCCCGCGAGGTCCTGCATCCGGAGTTCCCGGAGGCGGTGGTCCGGAGCCCGCTGATCGTCAAGCTGGACGCCACACGGACCGACGATCTGGCCGCCTGCCAGCAGGAGTGCTTCGGCCCCGTCTCCTTCGCCGTCGCCGTCGACTCCGCCACGGACGCGGTGGAGCTCCTGCGGCACACCGTCCGCGAGCGCGGCGCGATGACGGTCGGCGCGTACACCACCTCCAGCGAGGTGGAGAAGGCCGTCGAGGAGGTCTGCCTCGAGGAGTGCGCCCAGCTCTCCCTGAACCTCACCGGCGGCGTCTTCGTCAACCAGACCGCCGCGTTCTCCGACTTCCACGGTTCCGGCGGCAATCCCGCGGCGAACGCCGCCCTGTGCGACGGCGCGTTCGTCGCCAACAGGTTCCGGGTGGTGGAGGTGCGGCGGGAGGTGTGA
- a CDS encoding 3-hydroxyacyl-CoA dehydrogenase, which translates to MTALDLTSTVAVVGSGTMGQGIAQVALLAGHPVLLHDAVPDRAEDAAEAIAARLARLVDKGRLTASDRDAALARLDTARDLPALAGAGLVVEAVVERLDAKQALFRELEETVGDTCLLATNTSSLSVTAIGGALRRPGRLVGLHFFNPAPLLPLVEVVSGVATDESSATRAYDTAAVWGKTPVRCADTPGFIVNRIARPFYAEAFRLHEERAADPATIDAVLRESGGFRMGPFELTDLIGQDVNEAVTRSVWESFFHDPRFTPSPAQRRLVESGRLGRKSGRGWYDHAPDAEPARPATAEPCEAPAEVGVQPGPSGPMAAVVELLAEAGVRTTRAGVPAASETSLVLPKGTRITVTDGRTATGDFEGPAIRLDLALDYHTCTRVALAPGADADLLDVRAAIGLFQKLGKTVSVVADTPGMIVGRTVAMLIDFAVDAEARGVADRADIDTAMKLGVNYPRGPLEWCDELGARWAWRTLQNLHATYPGGRYGACPALTHRSDLAYKQGLS; encoded by the coding sequence ATGACGGCACTCGACCTGACAAGCACAGTCGCGGTGGTCGGCAGCGGCACCATGGGCCAGGGCATCGCCCAGGTCGCGCTGCTGGCGGGCCACCCCGTACTGCTCCATGACGCGGTGCCGGACCGTGCCGAGGACGCCGCGGAGGCCATCGCCGCCCGGCTGGCCCGCCTGGTCGACAAGGGCCGCCTGACGGCGTCCGACCGGGACGCCGCGCTGGCCCGCCTGGACACGGCGCGGGACCTGCCCGCGCTGGCCGGCGCCGGCCTGGTGGTCGAGGCGGTCGTCGAGCGGCTCGACGCCAAGCAGGCGCTCTTCCGCGAGCTGGAAGAGACCGTCGGCGACACCTGCCTGCTCGCCACCAACACGTCGTCCCTCTCCGTCACCGCCATCGGCGGCGCGCTGCGCCGTCCCGGCCGGCTCGTCGGCCTGCACTTCTTCAACCCGGCTCCCCTGCTGCCGCTCGTCGAGGTCGTCTCCGGCGTCGCCACCGACGAGTCGTCGGCCACGCGCGCGTATGACACCGCGGCGGTCTGGGGCAAGACCCCGGTCCGCTGTGCTGATACCCCCGGCTTCATCGTCAATCGCATCGCCCGCCCGTTCTACGCGGAGGCCTTCCGCCTGCACGAGGAGCGGGCCGCCGATCCCGCCACCATCGACGCCGTGCTGCGGGAGAGCGGCGGCTTCCGCATGGGCCCGTTCGAGCTGACCGACCTCATCGGACAGGACGTCAACGAAGCCGTCACGCGCTCCGTGTGGGAGTCCTTCTTCCACGACCCCAGGTTCACCCCGTCCCCGGCGCAGCGCCGCCTGGTGGAGTCCGGCAGGCTCGGCCGCAAGTCTGGGCGCGGCTGGTACGACCACGCGCCGGACGCCGAGCCCGCCCGGCCGGCCACCGCGGAGCCCTGCGAGGCGCCCGCCGAGGTCGGCGTTCAGCCCGGGCCCTCAGGCCCGATGGCGGCGGTCGTCGAGCTGCTGGCCGAGGCCGGCGTGCGCACCACCCGAGCCGGAGTGCCGGCCGCCTCGGAGACCTCCCTCGTCCTCCCCAAGGGCACCCGGATCACCGTCACCGACGGGAGGACCGCCACCGGCGACTTCGAGGGCCCCGCCATCCGCCTGGACCTGGCGCTGGACTACCACACCTGCACGCGCGTGGCACTCGCCCCGGGCGCCGACGCCGACCTCCTCGACGTCCGCGCGGCGATAGGCCTCTTCCAGAAGCTCGGCAAGACGGTCAGCGTCGTCGCCGACACCCCCGGAATGATCGTGGGGCGCACGGTCGCCATGCTGATCGACTTCGCCGTGGACGCCGAGGCACGCGGCGTGGCGGACCGCGCCGACATCGACACCGCCATGAAGCTGGGCGTCAACTACCCGCGCGGGCCCCTGGAGTGGTGCGACGAGCTGGGGGCACGCTGGGCGTGGCGGACCCTGCAGAATCTGCACGCCACCTATCCCGGCGGGCGCTACGGAGCATGCCCGGCGCTCACGCACCGCTCGGATCTCGCCTACAAGCAGGGGCTCTCATGA